From the genome of Hymenobacter gelipurpurascens:
GGGCTTTGCTGCTGATTTCCTCCAGCAGCACCTCCAGCTTCGCCGATTCCTGACCGTAGAACTCTTCATTGCGCAGCAAAGCCGGAGAGTCGCAGATCTGGCGGAGCTTGGTCAGGCCCTGCAGAATGTGCAGGTTGTGGCGGCGCTTGGCATTGGGGAGCTGACCCAGGAGCATGTCGCGGTATTCGGCTTTGCAGGCCTGGTATACGCGGCGCTGCTCGGTGCCCATTTCGCAGTACAGCACCATTTCGGTTTTGTCGGGCAGCTCGGCGGCTACCTGGGCTTTGGTGCGGCGCAGCACAAACGGATTGATTTTGCGCTGCAGCTCCCGCGCCCGCCTTGCCTCCTTAAACTTATCAATTGGCGTGGCGAAGTGGCCAAGGAAATGCTGCTTGCTGCCCAGCAAGCCAGGGCAGGCAAACGACAGCAGCCCATACAAATCGAACGTGTTGTTTTCCAGCGGCGTGCCCGTAATGGCCACCCGATTGCGCGCCTGCAGCAAGCAGGCAGCCTTATACCGCTGCGACTCGGGGTTCTTGATGGCCTGCGCTTCATCCAGAAATACGTAGTTGAACCGGTAGGCCTTCAGAGCCCGAATATCCGACACGAGCGTGTTGTAGGTCGTGAGCACGAGGTCGTAGTCATCAAAGTTCAGGGCCTCGCGCTGGCGGCCAGTGCCGTAGAGCGTGTGCACGCGCAGGGAAGGGGCAAAGCGGGCGGCTTCGGCCTGCCAGTTGAAGACCAGTGAGGTAGGCACCACCACCAAGTTGGCGCCCGGCCGCTGTTGCGCGCGCTGGTGCAGCAGGAAAGCCAGCACCTGCACGGTTTTGCCCAGGCCCATGTCATCGGCCAGGCAGCCGCCGAACTGGAAGGTGTCGAGGAAGTTAAGCCAGTTCAGGCCCTGGCGCTGGTACTCGCGCAAAGTGGTGTGCAAGCCCGGTGGTACTTCCACGGGCGCGATGCCGGTAAAGTTGGCGGCGGCGGCCTGGTACACTGCCAGCTGGGCCTGGGTTTCAGGAGTTAGTTCCTCTGCTTCATACAGTTCCTCTACCGCCGAAAAGTTGATTTTTGGCGTCCGGATGTGCTCTTCCACTACCTCACCGGCCTCGAAGTAGTGCGCAAACTTCTCCACCCACTGCTGGGGCAGGATGCCGCGGGTGCCATCATCCAGGCGGACGTAGCGGCTCTTGTTGCGAACGGCTTGGTAGATGTGTTGGAGCGTGGCCGTTTGGGAGCCAAACTTCACAGTCACTTTGGTGTCAAACCAGTTGTTTTCGCCCATCACCTGCACCGAAATACGGGCCCGGTTGGGGTTGAGCGTGTTATTTTTGAGCTGGTTGAACCCGAGAATAGCAATTCCTTGGCTCTGCCAATCCTCGAAGGCGGCCAGAAACCACTCTTCCTGCAAAAACAGCGTTTTCGGGACATAGAGCGCCTCTTCCTGCAGCTGCTCTTGGAAGGTGGGGTAGTGCCGCAGCAAATCAGTAATAAAGTGGTCTTCGGCGGCTACGTCTCGTTCCAGCGTGAAGGCATTGCCAGCTTCATCTAGGGCATAAAGCTGCCGGCGCGAGAGCACAGGTACTTCTTTGGGGCCATAGCGCATCACGGGGAGTACCTCCACATGCGGGCCGGCGTCGGAGAGGTAGAGCAGTTTCTCGGGTTTCTGGTCGAAGCCACTGGCCAGCAGCTGCCGCTTGGTGGCGGGCCGGATGTAGGCGTAGGAGATAAGGACCTTGTCTTCCAGGCTGGCCAGCACATCCTGCTGAAACTCCGCAAACTTCGAGCGGTGAATCAGGAGCGTGTTGTTGCGCTTCTTGAAGAACTCAATGACGCGCCACACGTCCAGATCTTCCAGCAGATACAGGACTTCATCTACCACCACAAAATACTCGTAGCGGATGGTCACGGTCTTGAGCTCCACTGGCTGATCATCGAGCGTGAGCTGCCCGGCCACCTCAAAAAACTCGCCTTTCTGCTGCACCGAGAGCCGTAGGCCAGTGCGGGCGTTGCGGAGTTGTAGGGGTTTCAGGGCGGGGCCGGTCAGCTTCTCCGAAACGGCGGTGTTGTGGCTATAAAACGGGTAGCCCGCGGGGTTGAGCAAGATGGCCCTTAGCGCCTCTAGGGCGGCGGCGGAGCGGGTGTCGTCGTAGTTGTTTTGGAAGCGGCCCAGGCCCGTATAGAACTTCAGCTCGTGCGCATCCGTGAGCTGCCAGATGCCATCCAGCGGGTTCAGCACCGTAACGGGGTTCTTAACTTTGCCGGCCGCCGTAAGAGCCGCTTCTACCAGCTGAATGGTGAGGTGGCCGTAGTACTTGTGCCGCCCGAACACTACAAGGCGCTGGCTGCTGTCAGGGAGTGCGGCCGGCTTTTTTGCGGGCAAGAGCTGGCTCACGAGTTCCTGCTTGGTGGCAGCCGTAATGGGGAACAGCTCCGCTCGTTTCGGCGTGACCGTAACGCTGCGCTGATGGTAGGCCAGTTGAAAGTGCGCGTCGAGGTCGGGGGCCTGCTCCAGGCCATAGTCGCGGGCGGTGGTGCGCAGGAGTACCTGGCGCTGGCTGGGGTCGAAGAACACGCGCAGCTCCTTGCGGTCCAAAATGCTCAGTAGTACCAGCGCCTGGTGCTCGCACAACACCGATTTAGGAATGGGACAGGTGCAGGAAACCGCTAGGCCAGTGGCAAGCTGCTCAACGGTGACGGTTGTGGGAGACGAGCCCGGCTCTAGGCCAGTAAACGTGCCGGAATCTACTGCCAGCGCTTCCGGCTGTACGGCGGCCAACATCCGCGAATCCACGAAGGGCAGCGTGGGGCAGCACGCTTCAATCAGGGAGCTGGTCAGGTCGGGTATAGCCAGAGCCTGGAAAACGTACTGATGGGAAGCGGGCGCGTCTTCGGGGAGCGGCAGAAAGTCCGGAGTTCTCGGCATACGGTCGGGAAAGATAAGCCCCGCTGCAAAGGTACGCGTGGCACTGGCCTAGGGCAGTCTGATTTGGCGAAAGGGTTTCGGCGGCAGACTGCTTTCACGACCTTTGCGCCATGCATACCCTTGAACAACTACGCGCCGGCGAGCTGGCCGGCAGCCAGCGCCTGGATTTATCCTGCGGCCTCACGGAGTTCCCGGCAGAGATATTTGAGCTGGCCGATACGCTGGAAATTCTCAACCTATCCGGTAACCAGCTGTCATCGTTGCCCGATGATCTGGGGCGGTTGCACAAGCTGCGTATCCTGTTTTGTTCCGATAATCAGTTCACCGAGGTGCCCGCCTCAGTAGGCCAGTGCCCGCAGCTGAGCATGGTGGGGTTCAAGGCAAATCAGATTCAGTTGCTGCCTGCGGCTGCCCTTACGCCGGCATTGCGCTGGCTTATTCTCACGGATAATGCGTTGCGCACGTTGCCCGAAGCGCTAGGCCACTGCCAGCATCTGCAGAAGCTGATGCTGGCCGGCAACTACCTTACGCATCTGCCCGATACCATGGCCGCCTGCACTCAGCTGGAGCTGCTGCGCATTGCTGATAACGAGTTTACGGAGCTGCCCGCGTGGCTGCTTTCGCTGCCGCGACTCTCGTGGCTGGCCTACGCCGGCAACCCGTTCTGCGACACCCTGGAAGCCGCCATCCTGGCCGAGCACCCCATCAACTCCATTGATTGGCAGGAGCTAAGCGTGCAACAGCAACTAGGCGAAGGGGCCTCCGGCGTGATTTATAAAGCCCGGTGGCAACGCACAAGTGAAGCGGCGCACGACGTAGCCGTGAAGCTGTTCAAAGGGGCCGTAACCAGCGACGGATTGCCGCACAGCGAAATGGCCGCGTGCATCAGCGCCGGTGCGCACCCCAATCTCATTGCCGTGGAAGGCAAAATTGCGCACCACCCCCAGCAGGCCGAGGGTTTGGTTCTGGAGCTCATCGACCCCACGTATGGCAACTTGGCCGGCCCGCCCAGCTTCACGACGTGCACGCGCGATGTATACGCTGAGGGCACCACATTTCGTCCAGAAGCGGCTCTGAGACTGGCCTATGGCATTGCGGCCGCCGCCCAGCACCTGCACACCCGCGGCATTCTGCACGGCGACCTGTACGCCCATAACATCCTAACCCACCCCGATGGCAGCAGTCTGCTCGGCGACTTCGGGGCCGCCTGCTTTTTCGATGTGCACCAGCCGAAGGTGGCCTACGCGCTGCAGCGCCTGGAGGTGCGGGCATTTGGCTGTCTGCTGGAAGAATTGCTGGAGCGCATGCCCGCCGCGGGAGTTGCCACGGTGCATCTGCAAGCGCTGCAGCAGCGTTGTGTGGCGCCCAGGCCGGAAACGCGCCCGTTGTTTGCAGAAATTCAGCAGGAGTTGGCGCAGCTATTGGCTCTGAGCAGGGGGGAGCGTGCCGCCTCGGGTTCGGGTATCATCACAGACTGGCCTAGCGAATCAGCGTAACGGCTAGCTGCTTCCGAGGGCGTATTTCGCCAGCAGAACCGTAGTAGCTGCCCGCTGGTACCAGTCGTGGTACACCAGCTCAATGGTATCTACCTCAAACGAGCCGATGGCATGGTGCCGGTAGTTGCTAATGGCCTCCACCAACCGGGCCGGGTTTGCCAGCGGAGCTCTGAAGCGAACAACGGTAGAATGCGCGGTATGAATGCTGTAGCGGGTATCAATGGACTGCTGCAAACCCGATTTTCGGAAGCGCTTCCTGAGCTGGTCGCGTAGGTGCTGCAGGGTGCTGTCTTGCGGAAACCCCTGTAGCATAATTCCGCCGGGCGAGGCCGTCAGGCCAGAAAACGTGATGCTAAACGGGGGGATATCGTGCAGAATATCCCCGACAAGGCTGCGGTATTCAGCCGGAGCAACTGTACCTAGCGTGAAGCCGCTATAGCACGAGATGATGGACAGAATCGTCAGGTGAATATCGGAAGTAGGGTAGTAGTACTGGTCGGGTTCGAGGCGCTGAAAATCTGCCAGTATAATGGCAATTTTGGCGGCAAGCGCAGGTGTAGGGCGGGCGAGCAATGAGATACCTCGGCGTAGATCGTGCTCGGAATCGATCAGGGTATCCAGGTCGGCGTGGCCGTGGGCCAGCTCCTGCAAGGCCTGTTCGCGCATATGGTTGTAATGCTCCTGCAGAATCATGAGAGGCAACAAAAGAAGTGGGGCCGCTAGGCCACTCTACGCCTGCCGCACCAGCCAGGAATACGCAGAGGCTACATCATCAAACAGGATGACCATGGGCCGGGTGACGAACTGCATGGCCGTATCCATGGACTTCCGGGCCGACCAATGCGGCGGACAAACCCAGGCCACAAATTGCACGCCCTGCTCCGAGAGGAGCCGGTAGTATTCACTGCCTACCCATCGGGCACCACCCTCCCAGTCGCTGGTAACCTGGCTGTTGTCGTTGAGCATTTTGCGGCACGGACGGTTCTGCAGGTAGCGCAATATCAACTCGCCGCCGGTCTTGGCGGAGTTAGCATCGTGTTTGCCCTTCCACTCCACATATAGCCATTGATGCACCGGATCGTAGGCAATCGAAAGGGGAGGCGTATCGTATAAGTGCTCCATTCGGAGAGAGAGGAAAGAAAGCCGTAGCACACCCTGACTTAAGCACCGGAAGGTACTATTTTCACTTTAACCTATGCTACGTTGGTTTGATATCCTGCGGTTTGCCCACTACAGCAACCCCGAGCCGCCCCGCCGGTTAGAACAGGCCGAAGAGGCTTGGGCGGCACAGCTGACCCCCGCGCAGTTTCGCGTGATGCGCGGGAAGGCCACCGAGCCACCGTACCGCAACGCCTACTGCCGCACGTATGAGTCCGGCATCTATGCCTGCGTGGGGTGCGGCAGCTGGCTTTTTGATTCCAGCACGAAGTACCACGCCATATCGGGGTGGCCTAGCTTCACGCAGCCGTACGCCAAAAACGCCATGAAATACAGCCTCGATGCCAGCCACCACATGCAGCGCATCGAAGCCCAGTGCAACGTCTGTGACGCCCACCTGGGCCACGTATTCCCCGATGGGCCCGTGCCGAGTGGCCTACGCTACTGCATGAACTCAGAAAGCCTGCTGCAAGTGACTTCTGAAAACTCCTGAACGTCATGCTGAGCTTGTCGAAGCATCTCTACCGGAGCCAATTAAGAAGTTAGCCAGCGGTAGAGATGCTTCGACAAGCTCAGCATAACGTTCAGGGAGAGTAAAATGGCTCTTCAGACTCAGCTTATTGCTGGTGGTTTCTGCTGGGAAAGGAGCTCAGCAACTAAGGAGTCTGCCGATTGAAATTCGGCCCGTTTCGTGCCGGTTGCGTACGTGAGCAGGTTGGTATTTACTTGGTGCGCATCCTGCTTTATGGCGAAACATTCACATCCTTCTGATCAGCAAGAGTTTACTGGCTTCGTGCAGGTGCGCGGCGCCCGGGAGCACAACCTCAAGAACATCGACGTAGCTATTCCGCGCGATGCGCTGGTGGTGTTTACGGGCGTGTCGGGCTCCGGAAAATCGAGTCTGGCGTTTGGTACGCTCTACGCCGAGGCCCAGCGGCGCTACCTGGAGTCGGTGTCGCCGTATGCGCGGCGGCTGTTCCATCAGATGGCCGTGCCGGAAGTAGACGCCATTGATGGCCTACCGCCGGCCGTGGCCCTACAGCAGCAGCGCGGCACGCCCACCACGCGCTCCTCGGTGGGCAGCGTCACGACGCTTTCCAACCTGGTGCGCATGCTGTACTCGCGCGCCGGCGACTATCCCGTAGGCCAGCCCATTGTGTATGCCGAGGGTTTCTCGCCGAACACGCCGGAAGGAGCCTGCCCTACGTGCCATGGCCTGGGCCGCGTGTATGAGGTTACGGAGCAAACCATGGTGCCCGATCCGTCACTGACCATACGGGAGCGAGCCATTGCGGCGTGGCCCCAGGCCTGGGGCGGTCAAAATCAGCGCGACATCCTCGTGACCATGGGCTTCGATATAGACCGCCCGTGGCGCGACTTACCCCAGAAAGACCGCGACTGGATTCTGTTCACCGAAGACCAGCCCGTAGTGCCCGTGTACCCCGGCTACTCGCCCCAGGAAACCCAGCGCGCCCTCAAACGCAAGGAGCCACCGAACTACATGGGCACTTTCACGGGGGTAAAGCGGCACGTGCTGCACACCTTCGCTACCACGCACAGCCCCCTCATGAAAAAGCGGGCCCTGCAGTACATGCTCAGCACCGAGTGCCCCCTGTGCCACGGCAAGCGCCTGCGGCCGGAGTCGCTTTCGGTGAAGTTCGCGGGCTTGGATATTGCCGACCTTTCCAGTCTGCCTCTCAAGCGCGTGGCCACGCTGCTCAAGCCCTACGCCGAGGGTACTGCCGCTAGCCGCAAAAAGCACGATGCCGAGCACCCCGAGCAGGTTATCGTGGCCCAGCGCATTGCCGCCGACCTGTGCGCCCGGCTGGCGGTGTTGCTCGATCTGGGGCTTGGGTACTTATCCTTGGAACGCAGTACACCCACGCTTTCGCCGGGAGAGCTGCAGCGCCTGCGGCTGGCTACTCAGCTGTACTCCAATCTGTTTGGGGTAGTGTATGTGCTCGATGAGCCCTCGGCCGGCCTGCATCCCTCCGATACGGAGGCGCTGCTGGCGGCCTTGGCCAGTCTCAAAAAGGCGGGAAACTCCTTGTTTGTTGTGGAGCACAACCTCGATGTGATCCGCAAGGCTGATTGGCTCGTGGACGTAGGGCCGGCCGCCGGGGAACAGGGCGGTGAGGTGCTCTACAGCGGGCCGCCGACTGGCCTAACCAAGGTGGAAACCTCCCAAACCCGCCGTTTTCTATTCACTACCGATGCCGAGCCCGGCGCCGCCCGGACACCCCGCACACCTACCGGCTGGCTGCGGCTGCAGGGCGTCACGCGCAACAACCTGCAGCAACTGGATGTAGAATTTCCGCTGGGCGTGTTCACGACCGTTACGGGCGTGTCGGGCTCTGGCAAGTCAAGCTTGGTAAGCCAGGTGCTGGTGGAGTTGGTAGCCGAGCACCTAGGTCAGGAGGTGGAGGCCGACACGCCCGAAGGCGACCCGCTGGAGCAGGCGGCCCCACCGGAAACCGGCGGCCAGATTGTGAGTGGCCTAGAGCACATCAAGCGCCTGGTGCGCGTCGATCAGAAACCCATTGGCCGTACGCCGCGCTCCAATATGGCTACCTACACCGGCCTCTTCGACCACGTGCGGAAGCTGTTCGCGGCTACTCCTGCCGCCCGCAAGCGCCGCTACGATGCCGGCCGCTTCTCGTTCAACGTGGCCAAAGGGCGCTGCGAAAACTGCCAGGGCGAAGGCTTCGTGATGGTGGAGCTGCTGTTTCTGCCGAGCGTGTACGCACCCTGCCCGGTGTGCCACGGCGCCCGCTACAACGCCAAAACCCTCGAAATAACCTACCGCGACAAGAACATTGCCGAGGTGCTGGGCCTTACCGTTGATGCCGCCTGGGAGTTCTTCGATGAAGAGCCTGCCATTCAGCGTGCCCTCACAGTACTGCGCGAAGTGGGTCTGGGCTACCTCCGCCTGG
Proteins encoded in this window:
- a CDS encoding DEAD/DEAH box helicase; this translates as MPRTPDFLPLPEDAPASHQYVFQALAIPDLTSSLIEACCPTLPFVDSRMLAAVQPEALAVDSGTFTGLEPGSSPTTVTVEQLATGLAVSCTCPIPKSVLCEHQALVLLSILDRKELRVFFDPSQRQVLLRTTARDYGLEQAPDLDAHFQLAYHQRSVTVTPKRAELFPITAATKQELVSQLLPAKKPAALPDSSQRLVVFGRHKYYGHLTIQLVEAALTAAGKVKNPVTVLNPLDGIWQLTDAHELKFYTGLGRFQNNYDDTRSAAALEALRAILLNPAGYPFYSHNTAVSEKLTGPALKPLQLRNARTGLRLSVQQKGEFFEVAGQLTLDDQPVELKTVTIRYEYFVVVDEVLYLLEDLDVWRVIEFFKKRNNTLLIHRSKFAEFQQDVLASLEDKVLISYAYIRPATKRQLLASGFDQKPEKLLYLSDAGPHVEVLPVMRYGPKEVPVLSRRQLYALDEAGNAFTLERDVAAEDHFITDLLRHYPTFQEQLQEEALYVPKTLFLQEEWFLAAFEDWQSQGIAILGFNQLKNNTLNPNRARISVQVMGENNWFDTKVTVKFGSQTATLQHIYQAVRNKSRYVRLDDGTRGILPQQWVEKFAHYFEAGEVVEEHIRTPKINFSAVEELYEAEELTPETQAQLAVYQAAAANFTGIAPVEVPPGLHTTLREYQRQGLNWLNFLDTFQFGGCLADDMGLGKTVQVLAFLLHQRAQQRPGANLVVVPTSLVFNWQAEAARFAPSLRVHTLYGTGRQREALNFDDYDLVLTTYNTLVSDIRALKAYRFNYVFLDEAQAIKNPESQRYKAACLLQARNRVAITGTPLENNTFDLYGLLSFACPGLLGSKQHFLGHFATPIDKFKEARRARELQRKINPFVLRRTKAQVAAELPDKTEMVLYCEMGTEQRRVYQACKAEYRDMLLGQLPNAKRRHNLHILQGLTKLRQICDSPALLRNEEFYGQESAKLEVLLEEISSKAPQHKILVFSQFVSMLELIRQELDTRGLDYAYLTGQTKNRAAQVGRFQEDDNVRVFLISLKAGGTGLNLTQADYVYLVDPWWNPAVENQAIDRSHRLGQTKKVVAVRLICPDTIEDKIRKMQEQKQELAYELIKTDAALLKALTPQELLDLFS
- the msrB gene encoding peptide-methionine (R)-S-oxide reductase MsrB, with amino-acid sequence MLRWFDILRFAHYSNPEPPRRLEQAEEAWAAQLTPAQFRVMRGKATEPPYRNAYCRTYESGIYACVGCGSWLFDSSTKYHAISGWPSFTQPYAKNAMKYSLDASHHMQRIEAQCNVCDAHLGHVFPDGPVPSGLRYCMNSESLLQVTSENS
- a CDS encoding leucine-rich repeat-containing protein kinase family protein; protein product: MHTLEQLRAGELAGSQRLDLSCGLTEFPAEIFELADTLEILNLSGNQLSSLPDDLGRLHKLRILFCSDNQFTEVPASVGQCPQLSMVGFKANQIQLLPAAALTPALRWLILTDNALRTLPEALGHCQHLQKLMLAGNYLTHLPDTMAACTQLELLRIADNEFTELPAWLLSLPRLSWLAYAGNPFCDTLEAAILAEHPINSIDWQELSVQQQLGEGASGVIYKARWQRTSEAAHDVAVKLFKGAVTSDGLPHSEMAACISAGAHPNLIAVEGKIAHHPQQAEGLVLELIDPTYGNLAGPPSFTTCTRDVYAEGTTFRPEAALRLAYGIAAAAQHLHTRGILHGDLYAHNILTHPDGSSLLGDFGAACFFDVHQPKVAYALQRLEVRAFGCLLEELLERMPAAGVATVHLQALQQRCVAPRPETRPLFAEIQQELAQLLALSRGERAASGSGIITDWPSESA
- a CDS encoding 2'-5' RNA ligase family protein, with the protein product MILQEHYNHMREQALQELAHGHADLDTLIDSEHDLRRGISLLARPTPALAAKIAIILADFQRLEPDQYYYPTSDIHLTILSIISCYSGFTLGTVAPAEYRSLVGDILHDIPPFSITFSGLTASPGGIMLQGFPQDSTLQHLRDQLRKRFRKSGLQQSIDTRYSIHTAHSTVVRFRAPLANPARLVEAISNYRHHAIGSFEVDTIELVYHDWYQRAATTVLLAKYALGSS
- a CDS encoding SpoIIAA family protein, with translation MEHLYDTPPLSIAYDPVHQWLYVEWKGKHDANSAKTGGELILRYLQNRPCRKMLNDNSQVTSDWEGGARWVGSEYYRLLSEQGVQFVAWVCPPHWSARKSMDTAMQFVTRPMVILFDDVASAYSWLVRQA
- the uvrA gene encoding excinuclease ABC subunit UvrA, which gives rise to MAKHSHPSDQQEFTGFVQVRGAREHNLKNIDVAIPRDALVVFTGVSGSGKSSLAFGTLYAEAQRRYLESVSPYARRLFHQMAVPEVDAIDGLPPAVALQQQRGTPTTRSSVGSVTTLSNLVRMLYSRAGDYPVGQPIVYAEGFSPNTPEGACPTCHGLGRVYEVTEQTMVPDPSLTIRERAIAAWPQAWGGQNQRDILVTMGFDIDRPWRDLPQKDRDWILFTEDQPVVPVYPGYSPQETQRALKRKEPPNYMGTFTGVKRHVLHTFATTHSPLMKKRALQYMLSTECPLCHGKRLRPESLSVKFAGLDIADLSSLPLKRVATLLKPYAEGTAASRKKHDAEHPEQVIVAQRIAADLCARLAVLLDLGLGYLSLERSTPTLSPGELQRLRLATQLYSNLFGVVYVLDEPSAGLHPSDTEALLAALASLKKAGNSLFVVEHNLDVIRKADWLVDVGPAAGEQGGEVLYSGPPTGLTKVETSQTRRFLFTTDAEPGAARTPRTPTGWLRLQGVTRNNLQQLDVEFPLGVFTTVTGVSGSGKSSLVSQVLVELVAEHLGQEVEADTPEGDPLEQAAPPETGGQIVSGLEHIKRLVRVDQKPIGRTPRSNMATYTGLFDHVRKLFAATPAARKRRYDAGRFSFNVAKGRCENCQGEGFVMVELLFLPSVYAPCPVCHGARYNAKTLEITYRDKNIAEVLGLTVDAAWEFFDEEPAIQRALTVLREVGLGYLRLGQPATELSGGEAQRIKLATELQRAQRGNSLYVLDEPTTGLHPADVEKLLAQLDGLVEAGNTVIVVEHDMRVVASSDWVMDIGPGAGDEGGRVVAAGTPAAVIKSKESRTAPYLARFLNNTEQATAQTT